In one window of Candidatus Effluviviaceae Genus V sp. DNA:
- a CDS encoding MBL fold metallo-hydrolase, translated as MVFERVEAEGLAHYSYIVGDRFDAVVIDPRRDCEVYLELAAQAGMRIALILETHRNEDYAVGSVELASRTGA; from the coding sequence GTGGTCTTCGAACGTGTCGAAGCCGAAGGGCTGGCGCACTATTCCTACATCGTCGGAGACCGCTTCGATGCGGTCGTCATCGACCCGCGGCGGGACTGCGAGGTCTACCTCGAGCTCGCCGCGCAGGCCGGCATGCGGATCGCCCTCATCCTCGAGACCCATCGGAACGAGGACTACGCCGTCGGGTCGGTCGAGCTGGCATCGCGGACCGGGGC